The proteins below come from a single Branchiostoma floridae strain S238N-H82 chromosome 5, Bfl_VNyyK, whole genome shotgun sequence genomic window:
- the LOC118416194 gene encoding uncharacterized protein LOC118416194, which yields MENTEVDKDSRLKEYFVAAVRTGNEIVLEELLSNGVSALDMGKIDGLCCEEHLTISGHSEALEVILKHSPVKKWISEYHQILKKHNPREYLIWQKKNSCRPEMTTMNHELANRKAAMSPRPIEWGCPPQMCTLL from the exons ATGGAGAATACAGAAGTCGATAAGGATTCCCGACTAAAGGAATATTTCGTGGCCGCCGTCAGGACCGGGAACGAGATCGTGTTGGAAGAGCTTCTGAGCAATGGAGTGTCTG CTTTAGACATGGGGAAAATCGATGGACTGTGCTGTGAGGAACACCTGACGATTTCTGGGCACAGTGAAGCGCTGGAAGTAATCCTGAAACACTCTCCTGTTAAAAAGTGGATCAGCGAGTACCACCAGATCCTGAAGAAAC ACAACCCGCGTGAATACTTGATCTGGCAGAAGAAGAACAGCTGCCGCCCGGAGATGACGACCATGAACCACGAACTGGCCAATAGGAAGGCCGCAAtgtcaccccgaccaatcgaatggggatgtCCCCCacaaatgtgcacactcctctag